Proteins co-encoded in one Quercus robur chromosome 8, dhQueRobu3.1, whole genome shotgun sequence genomic window:
- the LOC126694229 gene encoding uncharacterized protein LOC126694229 codes for MAETLFPSISPILLLARLRQFHKLRFVNIYRQYMRRRRRKRHHSGCGFACGIQALLPHAVAGLLISPKWNLERKVFERFSKVLFSHSSLGRSPRPLERPSASASPVPSTNHSVLSTLSSPSHNPRPLEGPSPSPSPVPSTNLSGIKRKELTNCLQYLQPEQPGLSHGSVMLKDQIDNFCKICQVQCSGAFNLKQHFKGRKHKVKVEELELNRKYEGEKANQLQCCELCKVTCMIETLLKLHLQGKKHKEKQQLESLQHGEEIPNQPKWCELCKVTCMNETLLKQHFQGKKHKDTLQEVESLKHGEEIPNQLKRCELCKVTCMNETLMKQHFQGKKHKHKLQEVESLKHGEEIPNQPKWSELCKVTCMNETLLKQHFQGKKHKHKLQEVESLKHGEEIPNQPKWCELCKVTCMNETLDEPYYDEELSIPNSPDISGAERQPSLSNVPKRVRHDLLQQDYVTKAPFTEMQTRKFEQRICHGDAF; via the exons ATGGCCGAGACTCTTTTTCCATCAATCTCGCCCATTCTCTTGCTTGCTCGTCTCCGCCAATTTCATAAACTTAGATTTGTGAATATTTACCGGCAATACATGAGAAGAAGACGTAGAAAACGACACCATTCTGGTTGTGGCTTTGCTTGCGGTATTCAAGCACTTCTGCCACATGCTGTGGCTGGACTGCTTATATCACCAAAATG GAATTTGGAACGGAAGGTTTTCGAAAGATTTAGCAAA GTGCTATTTTCACATTCAAGTCTCGGTCGCAGCCCAAGACCATTGGAACGGCCTAGTGCAAGTGCAAGTCCGGTTCCAAGCACAAATCATTCAGTGCTATCTACACTTTCAAGTCCCAGCCACAACCCAAGACCATTGGAAGGGCCAAGTCCAAGTCCAAGTCCGGTTCCAAGCACAAATCTTTCAGGGATAAAGCGAAAAGAGTTGACCAACTGCCTTCAATACCTGCAACCTGAACAACCCGGGCTATCTCATGGTAGTGTCATGCTTAAGGACCAGATAGATAACTTTTGCAAGATTTGCCAAGTGCAGTGCTCGGGTGCCTTTAATCTCAAGCAACACTTTAAAGGAAGAAAACACAAGGTGAAGGTAGAAGAGTTGGAACTTAATAGGAAATATGAAGGAGAGAAAGCAAACCAGCTTCAATGCTGTGAATTGTGTAAAGTAACATGCATGATTGAAACTTTATTAAAGCTGCATTTACAAGGAAAAAAGCACAAGGAGAAACAACAACTGGAATCGTTACAACATGGGGAAGAAATCCCAAACCAACCGAAGTGGTGTGAATTGTGTAAAGTAACATGCATGAATGAAACTTTGCTGAAGCAGCATTTCCAAGGAAAAAAGCACAAGGACACACTGCAAGAAGTGGAATCATTAAAACATGGAGAAGAAATCCCAAACCAACTGAAGAGGTGTGAATTATGTAAAGTAACCTGCATGAATGAAACTTTGATGAAGCAgcattttcaaggaaaaaagcACAAGCACAAGCTGCAAGAAGTGGAATCATTAAAACATGGAGAAGAAATCCCAAACCAACCGAAGTGGTCTGAATTGTGTAAAGTAACATGCATGAATGAAACTTTGCTGAAGCAgcattttcaaggaaaaaagcACAAGCACAAACTGCAAGAAGTGGAATCATTAAAACATGGAGAAGAAATCCCAAACCAACCGAAGTGGTGTGAATTGTGTAAAGTAACATGCATGAATGAAACTTTGGACG AACCATACTATGATGAGGAACTTTCTATTCCCAATTCTCCAGACATCTCTGGAGCGGAAAGGCAACCTAGTCTCAGCAAT GTTCCAAAACGAGTCAGACATGATCTTCTGCAGCAAGACTATGTGACAAAAGCACCATTCACTGAAATGCAAACACGGAAATTTGAGCAAAGG ATCTGTCATGGAGATGCCTTCTAG
- the LOC126694167 gene encoding uncharacterized protein LOC126694167, translating to MDRQSQRYNLLDEIDTEKDDWNIRVRVTRMWEVLDIKTNNELMSVDLVLLDEKIILFMQVLESHLLIILEIYKKLLETNDELIAKQKFELVPFDELKYLADKNTTLTDVIGEIVGISPMEKIEVRGKKLNKRLIELQDNRREKIRITFWDKFVEAINEDICFANSVRPIIIITSTTVKTYMRKLSLSSTNSSKLYVNLDIPEVIELRKSLEETEFSLDEKEKKIESLQLSRSILDPNEISKMKRTLLEILTFIKTEKEQRVSNGN from the exons atGGATAGACAAAGTCAAAGATATAATCTTTTGGATGAAATCGACACTGAAAAAGACGATTGGAATATTAGAGTTAGAGTCACAAGAATGTGGGAAGTTCTTGACATTAAAACAAATAATGAGCTTATGAGTGTTGATTTGGTGCTTCTTGATGAGAAG ATAATCTTATTCATGCAAGTATTAGAAAGTCATTTGTTAATCATTTTAGAGATATACAAGAAG TTGTTAGAAACAAATGATGAACTtattgcaaaacaaaaatttgaattggtTCCATTTGATGAGCTGAAGTATCTTGCTGACAAAAACACAACTCTAACAG ATGTAATAGGAGAAATCGTAGGAATTTCTCCCATGGAAAAGATAGAGGTGCGTgggaaaaaattgaacaaaaggCTAATTGAACTTCAAGATAACAG GAGGGAAAAAATTAGAATCACATTTTGGGATAAATTTGTAGAGGCAATTAATGAAGATATATGTTTTGCTAATTCTGTTCGGCCTATTATAATTATCACATCAACCACTGTTAAGACTTATATGA GGAAATTATCATTGTCTTCTACAAACTCTTCAAAGTTGTATGTGAATTTAGATATTCCAGAGGTCATAGAGTTAAGAAAAAG TCTTGAAGAAACTGAATTCAGCCTTgatgagaaagagaagaagattgAGTCATTGCAACTATCACGTTCAATCCTTGACCCTAATGAGATTTCTAAGATGAAAAGAACGCTATTGGAAATTTTGACCTTTATAAAGACTGAAAAAGAACAG AGAGTAAGCAATGGTAATTAA
- the LOC126697934 gene encoding uncharacterized protein LOC126697934, producing MKVCGFPKIRYRLDMQVGDTTEHANFVVFDKEAEKLIKVPAMQLSNMEEEDEDDDNIIPSSIKRIIGKTYIFQLKITAYNFFVRKQNFTVTRVIEIEGNGQLQETTKRGANNGNEVLEEKICAQVKKRKIVKK from the exons ATGAAAGTATGTGGATTCCCAAAAATTAG aTACAGACTTGACATGCAAGTTGGTGATACAACAGAACATGCAAATTTTGTAGTGTTTGACAAGGAAGCAGAGAAGTTAATTAAAGTGCCTGCTATGCAACTCTCCAATATGGAAGAAGag gaTGAAGACGATGACAATATTATTCCAAGTAGCATCAAACGCATAATTGGAAAAACCTACATCTTCCAATTGAAAATTACTGCATACAATTTTTTCGTTCGCAAACAAAACTTTACAGTAACTAGAGTCATTGAAATTGAAGGAAACGGACAATTACAG GAAACAACAAAAAGAGGGGCTAACAATGGAAATGAAGTACTTGAAGAAAAAATCTGTGCccaagtaaagaaaagaaagattgtgaAGAAGTAA